The Oleidesulfovibrio alaskensis DSM 16109 genome has a segment encoding these proteins:
- the rpoC gene encoding DNA-directed RNA polymerase subunit beta': MTLDDLFSMRGTAAGQTNIRNLKAMQISIASPESIREWSYGEVKKPETINYRTFKPERDGLFCAKIFGPVKDYECNCGKYKRMKHRGIVCEKCGVEVIASKVRRERMGHIELAAPVAHIWFLKTLPSKIGTLLDMTMADLEKVLYFDSYIVLDPGSTSLAKLQVISEDQYLQIIDHYGEDALVVGMGAEAIRSLLEELNLEALRAELREESQSTRSQTKKKKLTKRLKIVEAFLESDNKPEWMVMEVVPVIPPELRPLVPLDGGRFATSDLNDLYRRVINRNNRLKRLMELGAPDIIIRNEKRMLQESVDALFDNGRRGRAITGTNGRPLKSLSDMIKGKQGRFRQNLLGKRVDYSGRSVIVVGPKLKLHQCGLPKKMALELFKPFIYSKLEERGLASTIKSAKKMVEREELVVWDILEEVVREYPILLNRAPTLHRLGIQAFEPLLVEGKAIQLHPLVCAAYNADFDGDQMAVHVPLSVEAQIECRVLMMSTNNILSPANGTPVIVPSQDIVLGLYYMTVERSFEKGEGMAFCAPWEVVAAYDAGSISLHARIKVRMPDGRLLNTTPGRIMVGEVLPEGVHFDLVNTVLTKKNIARLVGNAYRDAGTKATVLLCDRLKDIGYEFATRAGVTIGVKDMTIPQSKKGILADSQAEVDNIERQYRDGIITRTEKYNKVVDVWTKATQDISQEMIKEISYDVMRDEKTGKEELNQSFNPIFMMSNSGARGNQDQMRQLAGMRGLMAKPSGEIIETPITSCFREGLSVLQYFTSTHGARKGLADTALKTANSGYLTRRLVDVVQDVIISEHDCGTVDGLEVGHLIKGGDIKMRLAERVLGRVTLYPVTDPETNEVLFPANTLIDENVAKKLDEAGINSLHIRSALTCRSDRGVCAMCYGRDLARGHVVNIGETVGIIAAQSIGEPGTQLTMRTFHIGGTASREIERSNIQAQHTGRAVLYRVKSVRNKDGQHMVMGKSGQVGIVDEQGREREKYVLPSGAKLHVEEGQEVKKGQLLAEWDPFNEPFVSEVDGLVKFTDIIEGKTVQEKADEATQMTTQTIIEYRTTNFRPAVALCDADGVVKTRPESNIPASYSLPVGAILMVRDGQEITAGDIIARKPRESSKTKDIVGGLPRVAELFEVRKPKDMAVVSQIDGIVTFAGETKGKRKLVVTPETGDEKEYLVPKGKHITVTDGDFVEAGEMLTEGHPELHDILGVKGEKYLANYLVEEIQDVYRFQGVGIDDKHIEVIVRQMLKKVTVLDPGQTSFLVGEQVDKAEFRIENQKAIEEGRTPATAEPLVLGITQASLTTSSFISAASFQETTKVLTEASLRGKNDHLRGLKENVIVGRLIPAGTGYREYVHSDISVPEQKERPDRFLEELVGAPQPVVED; this comes from the coding sequence CTGTTCTCCATGCGCGGAACCGCTGCCGGCCAGACAAACATCCGCAATCTGAAGGCAATGCAGATTTCCATTGCCTCGCCGGAAAGCATTCGCGAATGGTCCTACGGCGAAGTGAAAAAGCCCGAGACCATCAACTACCGTACGTTCAAGCCGGAACGTGACGGTCTTTTCTGCGCAAAGATTTTCGGCCCCGTAAAGGACTACGAGTGTAACTGCGGTAAATACAAGCGCATGAAGCACCGCGGTATCGTGTGTGAAAAATGCGGCGTTGAAGTTATCGCCTCAAAGGTGCGCCGCGAGCGCATGGGTCACATAGAACTGGCCGCGCCTGTGGCGCATATCTGGTTCCTCAAGACTCTGCCTTCCAAAATCGGCACCCTGCTCGACATGACCATGGCCGATCTGGAAAAGGTGCTCTACTTCGATTCCTACATCGTGCTTGACCCCGGTTCCACCAGTCTTGCCAAGCTGCAGGTCATTTCCGAAGACCAGTATCTTCAGATCATCGACCATTACGGCGAAGACGCTCTGGTGGTGGGCATGGGTGCAGAAGCCATCCGCTCGCTGCTGGAAGAACTGAATCTTGAGGCACTGCGGGCCGAACTGCGCGAAGAATCGCAGAGCACCCGTTCGCAGACCAAAAAGAAAAAGCTGACCAAGCGCCTGAAAATCGTCGAAGCGTTCCTTGAGTCCGACAACAAGCCCGAGTGGATGGTGATGGAAGTTGTTCCCGTCATTCCGCCCGAGCTGCGTCCTCTTGTACCGCTGGACGGCGGACGTTTTGCCACTTCCGACCTGAACGACCTGTACCGCCGCGTCATCAACCGCAACAACCGCCTCAAGCGTCTGATGGAACTGGGTGCGCCCGATATCATCATCCGCAACGAAAAGCGCATGCTGCAGGAATCGGTTGACGCCCTGTTCGACAACGGCCGCCGCGGCCGCGCCATCACCGGCACCAACGGCCGCCCCCTCAAGTCCCTTTCCGACATGATCAAGGGTAAACAGGGCCGTTTCCGTCAGAACCTGCTGGGCAAGCGTGTCGACTACTCCGGCCGTTCGGTCATTGTTGTCGGTCCCAAGCTTAAACTGCACCAGTGCGGTCTGCCCAAAAAGATGGCCCTCGAACTCTTCAAGCCCTTCATCTACTCCAAACTGGAAGAAAGGGGACTGGCCTCCACCATCAAATCTGCAAAGAAAATGGTGGAACGCGAAGAACTGGTCGTGTGGGACATTCTTGAAGAAGTGGTGCGCGAGTACCCCATTCTGCTCAACCGTGCGCCCACGCTGCACCGTCTGGGCATTCAGGCATTTGAACCGCTGCTGGTGGAAGGCAAGGCAATCCAGCTGCATCCGCTGGTCTGCGCCGCCTACAACGCCGACTTTGACGGTGACCAGATGGCCGTCCACGTGCCGCTTTCTGTGGAAGCACAGATTGAATGCCGCGTGCTCATGATGTCCACCAACAACATTCTTTCGCCGGCAAACGGCACTCCCGTCATCGTGCCCTCGCAGGACATCGTCCTCGGGCTGTACTACATGACGGTTGAGCGTTCGTTTGAAAAAGGCGAAGGCATGGCTTTCTGCGCACCGTGGGAAGTGGTGGCCGCATACGATGCCGGCAGCATTTCTCTGCACGCGCGCATCAAGGTGCGCATGCCCGACGGCCGTCTGCTGAACACCACTCCCGGCCGTATCATGGTGGGCGAAGTACTGCCCGAAGGCGTGCACTTTGATCTGGTGAACACCGTTCTGACCAAAAAGAACATCGCGCGGCTGGTGGGCAATGCTTACCGCGACGCCGGCACCAAGGCCACGGTACTGCTGTGCGACCGCCTGAAGGATATCGGCTACGAATTCGCCACCCGTGCCGGTGTGACCATCGGCGTCAAGGACATGACCATTCCCCAAAGCAAGAAGGGCATTCTGGCCGACTCGCAGGCGGAAGTGGACAACATCGAACGCCAGTACCGCGACGGTATCATCACCCGCACGGAAAAGTACAACAAGGTTGTGGACGTGTGGACCAAAGCCACGCAGGACATCTCGCAGGAAATGATCAAAGAGATCTCCTACGATGTCATGCGCGACGAAAAGACGGGCAAAGAAGAGCTGAACCAGAGCTTCAACCCCATCTTCATGATGTCCAACTCCGGTGCGCGAGGCAACCAGGACCAGATGCGTCAGCTGGCCGGTATGCGTGGTCTTATGGCCAAGCCTTCCGGTGAAATTATCGAAACCCCGATCACCTCGTGCTTCCGTGAAGGTCTGTCCGTGCTGCAGTACTTCACCTCCACGCACGGCGCACGTAAGGGTCTGGCGGATACCGCGCTTAAAACCGCGAACTCCGGTTACCTTACCCGTCGTCTGGTTGACGTCGTTCAGGATGTCATCATCAGCGAACACGACTGCGGCACCGTCGACGGGCTGGAAGTGGGCCACCTTATCAAGGGCGGCGACATCAAGATGCGCCTTGCAGAACGTGTGCTGGGCCGCGTCACGCTGTATCCGGTGACCGACCCGGAAACCAACGAGGTGCTCTTCCCGGCCAACACGCTTATTGATGAAAACGTGGCCAAAAAGCTGGACGAGGCAGGCATCAACTCCCTGCATATCCGTTCGGCACTTACCTGCCGCTCCGACAGGGGCGTGTGCGCCATGTGCTACGGCCGCGACCTTGCCCGCGGGCATGTGGTCAACATCGGTGAGACCGTGGGCATCATCGCCGCACAGTCCATCGGCGAGCCGGGCACGCAGCTTACCATGCGTACCTTCCACATCGGCGGTACGGCATCGCGCGAAATCGAACGTTCGAACATTCAGGCGCAGCACACCGGCCGTGCCGTTCTGTACCGTGTCAAATCCGTCCGCAACAAAGACGGCCAGCACATGGTCATGGGCAAATCCGGTCAGGTAGGCATTGTGGACGAACAGGGCCGCGAGCGCGAAAAATACGTACTGCCTTCCGGTGCAAAACTGCACGTGGAAGAAGGACAGGAAGTGAAGAAGGGCCAGCTGCTCGCCGAGTGGGACCCCTTCAACGAACCGTTCGTTTCGGAAGTGGACGGTCTGGTCAAGTTCACGGACATCATCGAAGGCAAGACCGTTCAGGAAAAAGCCGACGAAGCAACCCAGATGACCACCCAGACCATTATCGAATACCGTACCACCAACTTCCGGCCGGCCGTCGCCCTGTGCGATGCCGACGGCGTGGTGAAAACGCGTCCCGAATCGAACATTCCGGCCAGCTATTCGCTGCCGGTGGGCGCCATTCTGATGGTGCGCGACGGTCAGGAGATCACCGCAGGCGACATCATCGCCCGTAAGCCGCGTGAAAGCTCCAAAACCAAGGACATCGTCGGTGGTCTGCCCCGCGTTGCCGAACTCTTTGAAGTGCGCAAACCCAAAGATATGGCCGTGGTTTCGCAGATCGACGGCATTGTCACCTTTGCCGGTGAAACCAAGGGTAAACGCAAGCTTGTTGTCACCCCTGAAACCGGTGACGAGAAAGAATATCTCGTACCCAAGGGCAAGCACATCACCGTCACCGACGGCGACTTTGTGGAAGCAGGCGAAATGCTGACCGAAGGTCATCCCGAACTCCACGACATTCTGGGCGTCAAGGGCGAAAAATACCTTGCCAACTACCTTGTCGAAGAAATTCAGGATGTGTACCGCTTCCAGGGCGTCGGCATTGACGACAAGCACATCGAAGTCATCGTGCGCCAGATGCTGAAAAAAGTGACCGTGCTCGACCCCGGTCAGACCAGCTTCCTTGTGGGAGAACAGGTCGACAAGGCCGAGTTCCGCATCGAAAACCAGAAAGCCATCGAGGAAGGCCGCACTCCGGCCACCGCCGAGCCGCTGGTTCTCGGTATCACGCAGGCATCGCTGACCACGTCTTCGTTCATCTCGGCGGCTTCCTTCCAGGAAACCACCAAGGTGCTTACAGAAGCTTCGCTGCGCGGAAAGAACGACCACCTGCGCGGCCTGAAGGAAAACGTCATCGTGGGCCGTCTCATTCCCGCCGGCACCGGATACCGCGAGTATGTACACTCCGACATCTCGGTTCCCGAACAGAAAGAACGCCCCGACAGATTCCTTGAAGAGCTGGTGGGTGCACCCCAGCCCGTTGTGGAAGACTAA
- a CDS encoding TIGR01777 family oxidoreductase, with protein MNAVILGGTGFIGTALARSMMAEGGATVIPTRDPEKSRKRLPADMTAKVTLVPWDGAGGKALAAIMEQAQCDVLVNLLGENIASGRWTQQLKERIVASRVKAGEAVTDALSRLHTRPAVLVQASATGYYGSAQPPTDPLLAAEDAPPGSGFLADTTVRWEASTLEAESMGVRRVVLRTGMVLGTHGGALPRFVTPFRLVAGGPLGSGRQEISWIHIADEVRAIRHLINDSSLHGAFNLTAPDPVTMESFCRQLGTALNRPSWLRTPAWLLETLLGEMAAELITGGRRILPARLLASGFTFRFPTLGQAFDDLFLPRS; from the coding sequence ATGAACGCAGTGATACTGGGCGGAACAGGATTTATTGGTACGGCACTGGCCCGAAGCATGATGGCAGAAGGCGGTGCCACGGTAATACCCACCCGCGATCCTGAAAAAAGCAGAAAGCGCCTGCCCGCCGACATGACGGCCAAGGTGACGCTGGTGCCGTGGGACGGTGCCGGCGGCAAGGCGCTGGCCGCCATAATGGAACAGGCGCAATGTGATGTGCTGGTAAACCTGCTGGGAGAAAACATCGCTTCGGGCCGCTGGACGCAGCAACTGAAAGAACGCATCGTCGCCAGCAGAGTAAAAGCCGGTGAAGCTGTCACAGACGCGCTCAGCCGTCTTCATACCCGCCCTGCAGTTCTGGTTCAGGCTTCGGCCACAGGGTACTACGGCTCGGCACAGCCGCCCACCGACCCGCTGCTGGCGGCGGAAGACGCCCCTCCCGGCAGCGGATTTCTGGCAGACACCACCGTCCGCTGGGAGGCATCGACGCTGGAAGCCGAATCCATGGGAGTGCGCCGCGTGGTGCTGCGCACCGGTATGGTGCTGGGCACGCATGGCGGTGCTCTGCCGCGTTTTGTCACGCCTTTCCGGTTGGTTGCCGGCGGCCCGCTGGGCAGCGGCAGGCAGGAGATATCCTGGATACATATTGCAGACGAGGTACGCGCCATCAGACACCTCATCAATGACAGTTCACTGCACGGCGCCTTCAACCTTACCGCACCGGACCCCGTGACCATGGAATCGTTCTGCCGTCAGCTCGGCACAGCGCTCAACCGCCCCTCGTGGCTGCGCACACCCGCATGGCTGCTTGAAACGCTGCTGGGCGAAATGGCAGCGGAACTCATTACCGGCGGCAGACGCATTCTGCCCGCACGGCTTCTCGCCTCAGGGTTCACATTCCGGTTTCCCACGCTGGGGCAGGCGTTCGACGACCTGTTTCTGCCGCGCAGCTGA
- a CDS encoding DUF4390 domain-containing protein → MRLHIRSIFLCLILTLTAAIGLCTGAQAAAEDTRPSAAQQLELDSFVLDTVDDKLVLRFGVSVSDLEMLKRDLREGSAINLTSTVSLSRRSSFIPRGSLVSIEGLSTLQMDPLTREFILTEPDRKAPNRNKSLKALLDSTWSRMVLPLCRLNTLEHDREYVVALDVTLRHADVPPWLSKTLFFWSWDVAPPISYSMTFTF, encoded by the coding sequence ATGCGACTGCACATCCGCTCCATATTCCTTTGTCTGATTCTGACCTTGACGGCCGCCATCGGCCTGTGCACCGGCGCGCAGGCGGCGGCAGAAGACACACGTCCTTCCGCCGCCCAGCAGCTCGAACTGGACAGCTTTGTGCTGGATACGGTGGATGACAAACTGGTGCTGCGGTTCGGGGTCAGCGTCAGTGATCTGGAAATGCTCAAACGCGACCTGCGCGAAGGTTCGGCCATCAACCTGACCAGCACTGTGAGCCTGAGCAGGCGCAGTTCCTTTATCCCCCGCGGCTCGCTGGTTTCCATAGAAGGCCTGTCCACCCTGCAGATGGACCCGCTCACCCGGGAATTCATACTGACGGAACCGGACAGAAAAGCCCCCAACAGGAATAAATCACTCAAGGCGCTGCTTGACTCCACATGGAGCCGTATGGTGCTGCCGCTGTGCAGGCTCAACACGCTGGAACACGACCGCGAGTACGTTGTCGCGCTGGATGTGACCCTGCGCCATGCCGATGTACCGCCCTGGCTTTCCAAAACGCTTTTTTTCTGGTCGTGGGATGTCGCCCCGCCCATCAGCTATTCGATGACTTTCACCTTCTAG
- a CDS encoding HD domain-containing phosphohydrolase — protein MTPRSILLVEDEPVVAFDVAHRLQLLGYPAPSTVPSGEEALRAAAAMRPDIVLMDIMLEGEMDGIETAALLHDRFDVPVIYLTGLMEPSLLERAKITGPFGYVVKPFDDRELHICIEMALYKHAAERERTEREQLFAATLRSIREAVMIIDRQGVITFCNPAAQELLHLSAAQLEQRVFASVASLMVEGDATASDPRRLVLRHAGTGRRSLNAILQHASGHCPVEISATVTGDSPDRAGTVLVLRDMTTRRRDKASLTKALDELQRVFEQTVMALAVTSEKRDPYTAGHQQRVARLACAIAARTGMDVHRCQGIRMAGLLHDIGKIYVPSEILTKPATLSAIEQNIMRTHPRVGFDILKGVDFPWPVAQTVLQHHERLDGSGYPLGLCKDDILPESRVLAVADVVEAMFSHRPYRPSLGLTHALDEIRTGAGTLYCADAVRACLELFDEGFAFDTPAEHPADNDGDLTP, from the coding sequence ATGACACCTCGTTCCATCCTGCTGGTGGAAGACGAACCAGTCGTGGCCTTTGACGTGGCGCACCGGCTGCAGCTGCTGGGTTATCCCGCGCCGTCCACGGTCCCTTCCGGCGAAGAAGCGCTGCGTGCCGCCGCTGCCATGCGGCCCGATATCGTCCTTATGGACATCATGCTGGAAGGAGAGATGGACGGCATAGAAACGGCCGCGCTGCTGCATGACCGGTTCGACGTGCCTGTCATCTACCTTACGGGCCTCATGGAACCGTCACTGCTGGAGCGCGCCAAAATAACCGGCCCGTTCGGGTATGTTGTCAAGCCGTTTGACGACAGGGAACTGCACATCTGCATTGAGATGGCGCTGTACAAACACGCAGCGGAACGGGAACGCACCGAGCGCGAGCAGCTTTTTGCCGCCACGCTGCGTTCCATACGCGAAGCGGTCATGATCATTGACAGGCAGGGGGTGATAACGTTCTGCAACCCCGCTGCGCAGGAACTGCTGCACCTTTCGGCAGCACAGCTGGAACAACGGGTGTTTGCCTCCGTCGCCAGCCTGATGGTGGAAGGAGACGCAACCGCCTCAGACCCCCGACGGCTGGTGCTGCGCCATGCAGGTACAGGCCGCAGGTCGCTCAACGCAATACTGCAGCACGCATCGGGACACTGCCCTGTGGAAATTTCGGCCACGGTCACCGGCGACAGCCCGGACAGGGCGGGCACCGTGCTGGTGCTGCGCGACATGACAACCCGCCGCCGCGACAAAGCATCGCTGACAAAGGCTCTGGACGAACTGCAGCGGGTATTTGAACAGACGGTCATGGCCCTTGCCGTGACCTCGGAAAAAAGAGACCCTTACACCGCAGGACACCAGCAGCGCGTGGCACGTCTGGCCTGCGCCATTGCGGCCCGCACCGGCATGGATGTACACCGCTGTCAGGGCATACGCATGGCCGGCCTGCTGCACGACATCGGCAAAATTTATGTTCCCTCGGAAATTCTGACAAAGCCCGCCACACTTTCCGCCATTGAACAGAACATCATGCGCACCCATCCGCGGGTGGGCTTCGACATCCTCAAGGGCGTTGATTTTCCGTGGCCGGTGGCACAGACAGTATTGCAGCACCATGAACGGCTGGACGGCAGCGGCTATCCGCTGGGGCTCTGCAAAGATGACATACTGCCCGAATCACGGGTTCTGGCCGTGGCCGACGTGGTGGAGGCCATGTTCTCACACCGGCCGTACCGCCCGTCGCTGGGGCTGACACACGCGCTGGACGAAATACGCACCGGAGCCGGTACCCTGTACTGTGCTGACGCCGTGCGTGCCTGCCTGGAACTTTTTGACGAGGGCTTTGCCTTTGACACTCCCGCGGAGCATCCCGCGGACAATGACGGAGACCTGACACCATGA
- a CDS encoding sensor histidine kinase: MTDEQSTIRVSVADTRERKRRQRELLLAAVAFLAVIILTWVELTYLGVDSYFFLALFNLNFILLLLVLFIVVRNGVKLILERRRRVLGSRLRTRLVLAFMSLSLFPTVLMFVVSARFVQTSVDYWFKSQVETSMEMALDVGQTLYSTTRDRLNQRGDFIVKEIIERRFAWGGKSMDAYLQKKQQEYNLLLVGVLRTDRSEQNWHGDASAAALWAETKARIDWDSLEAQPRYWSLLWPGQEADYAVGVLPVDDGRTGYLVLVENIGQGLMYKLDRVVRGFDEYKKLKTLKHPLKVTLYFILGVLTLLIILGAMWFGFRLSKELTAPIMALAEGTERIARGDLTVRLEDSSTDELGVLVQSFNRMTEDLEMSRSRLTDANLMLAAQNEEKEQRTRYIEAVLDNIAAGVVSLDAEGRISTMNKAAGAMFSIDPRPLLGSRPGDLLSGEHSRMFREMVRQFKASPESQWQRQMTLRAGDYEWKLLVNAVGLPTPQGDYNGLVAVFEDITELEKMQRMAAWREVARRIAHEIKNPLTPIKLSAQRLQRKFGPDIEDPIFPQCTELIVRQVEQLQQMVQEFSAFAKLPEVKPLPGDIMPLLSELVTMFRTSHSGITWEMHAPQSLPRMNLDKKAMHRALLNIMTNAAEVLEGRESPAVTVTVRHDKALGLVRVDVADNGPGLSAEERSRLFEPYFSRKRGGTGLGLTIVKSIVQDHRGYVRANAAPDGGTIVTMELPVT, from the coding sequence ATGACAGACGAACAGAGCACCATACGGGTAAGCGTGGCGGACACGCGTGAACGCAAACGCCGCCAGCGTGAACTCCTTCTTGCCGCCGTGGCTTTTCTTGCCGTCATTATCCTCACCTGGGTTGAACTGACGTACCTCGGCGTTGATTCCTACTTTTTCCTCGCGCTTTTCAATCTCAACTTCATTCTGCTGCTGCTGGTGCTGTTCATAGTGGTGCGCAACGGCGTCAAGCTGATACTGGAACGCCGCCGCAGAGTGCTGGGGTCGCGGCTGCGCACACGGCTGGTGCTGGCCTTCATGTCGCTTTCTCTTTTTCCCACCGTGCTCATGTTTGTGGTCAGTGCGCGCTTTGTGCAGACGTCCGTGGACTACTGGTTCAAAAGTCAGGTGGAAACGTCCATGGAAATGGCGCTGGACGTGGGGCAGACACTATACAGCACAACCCGTGACAGGCTGAACCAGCGCGGCGATTTCATCGTAAAGGAAATCATCGAACGCCGGTTTGCCTGGGGCGGAAAAAGCATGGATGCCTATCTCCAGAAAAAACAGCAGGAGTACAATCTGCTGCTGGTGGGTGTGCTGCGCACCGACAGAAGCGAGCAGAACTGGCACGGCGATGCCAGCGCAGCCGCACTGTGGGCCGAAACCAAAGCCCGCATAGACTGGGACAGTCTGGAAGCGCAGCCCCGTTACTGGTCACTGCTGTGGCCCGGGCAGGAGGCGGACTATGCCGTGGGAGTGCTGCCGGTGGACGACGGCAGAACAGGGTATCTGGTGCTGGTCGAAAACATCGGTCAGGGCCTCATGTACAAGCTCGACAGAGTGGTGCGCGGTTTTGACGAATACAAAAAACTCAAAACTCTGAAACATCCGCTCAAAGTCACACTGTATTTCATTCTCGGGGTGCTTACCCTGCTGATCATTCTCGGGGCCATGTGGTTCGGGTTCAGGCTATCAAAGGAACTGACGGCCCCCATCATGGCGCTGGCGGAAGGTACGGAGCGCATTGCCCGCGGCGACCTGACTGTACGGCTGGAAGACAGCTCGACAGATGAACTGGGTGTGCTGGTGCAGTCGTTCAACCGCATGACGGAAGACCTGGAAATGAGCCGCAGCCGCCTGACGGATGCCAACCTGATGCTGGCGGCGCAGAACGAAGAAAAAGAACAGCGCACACGGTACATCGAGGCCGTACTGGACAACATCGCCGCCGGCGTGGTTTCGCTGGACGCCGAAGGCCGCATCAGCACCATGAACAAAGCGGCGGGAGCCATGTTTTCCATCGATCCGCGCCCGCTTCTCGGCTCGCGCCCGGGGGACCTGCTTTCCGGAGAACACTCCCGCATGTTCCGCGAAATGGTGCGGCAGTTCAAGGCTTCTCCCGAATCGCAGTGGCAGCGCCAGATGACGCTGCGCGCAGGCGACTATGAATGGAAGCTGCTGGTGAACGCTGTGGGGCTGCCCACGCCGCAGGGCGACTACAACGGGCTGGTGGCCGTGTTTGAAGACATCACCGAACTGGAAAAAATGCAGCGCATGGCGGCATGGCGCGAAGTGGCGCGGCGCATAGCCCACGAGATCAAAAACCCGCTCACCCCCATCAAGCTTTCGGCTCAGCGGCTGCAGCGCAAGTTCGGACCGGACATTGAAGACCCTATTTTTCCGCAGTGCACAGAACTCATCGTGCGGCAGGTGGAGCAGTTGCAGCAGATGGTGCAGGAATTTTCGGCCTTTGCCAAACTGCCCGAGGTCAAACCTCTGCCCGGCGACATCATGCCGCTGCTCAGCGAGCTGGTGACCATGTTCCGCACCAGCCACAGCGGCATAACGTGGGAAATGCACGCCCCGCAGTCGCTGCCGCGCATGAATCTGGATAAAAAAGCCATGCACCGGGCGCTGCTTAATATCATGACCAACGCGGCCGAAGTGCTGGAGGGCCGCGAGTCGCCCGCAGTCACCGTAACCGTGCGGCATGACAAGGCGCTGGGCCTTGTGCGGGTGGACGTGGCCGACAACGGTCCCGGTCTGAGCGCGGAAGAACGCTCGCGCCTGTTTGAACCCTACTTTTCCCGCAAGCGCGGTGGTACCGGACTGGGGCTGACCATCGTCAAATCCATAGTACAGGACCACAGAGGCTATGTGCGTGCAAATGCCGCCCCCGACGGCGGAACCATTGTCACAATGGAGCTGCCTGTGACATAA